The proteins below come from a single bacterium genomic window:
- a CDS encoding RrF2 family transcriptional regulator: MKLTTKSRYGVRAMFDIAYNAGGLPAQIKDISERQRISPRYLEQIFQKLKKVGILGSKRGPKGGYYLKKAPSEITLYEIITATEGPIELVFCVGTDEEGVSCGAVCEMKGECVASELWKDIGDKIADIFKETTIQTLCDRAEQLGIERKLDARFMYFI; encoded by the coding sequence ATGAAGCTCACTACGAAAAGCCGCTACGGCGTACGAGCGATGTTCGACATTGCCTACAATGCGGGAGGGCTTCCGGCGCAGATAAAGGATATCTCCGAAAGGCAGCGGATAAGCCCCCGCTATCTGGAGCAGATATTCCAGAAGCTAAAGAAGGTCGGCATTCTCGGCAGCAAGAGGGGCCCCAAGGGCGGCTACTACCTCAAGAAAGCTCCCTCCGAGATCACCCTCTACGAGATAATAACCGCTACGGAAGGCCCAATAGAACTCGTCTTCTGCGTCGGGACGGACGAGGAGGGAGTTTCCTGCGGGGCTGTCTGCGAGATGAAGGGCGAGTGCGTGGCCAGCGAGCTCTGGAAGGACATAGGCGACAAGATCGCCGACATCTTCAAGGAGACCACCATTCAGACCCTTTGCGACAGGGCCGAGCAGTTGGGGATTGAGAGGAAGCTGGACGCGAGGTTCATGTACTTCATCTGA
- the gap gene encoding type I glyceraldehyde-3-phosphate dehydrogenase produces MSIRVAINGFGRIGRTLFRLLLENPEVEVVAINDLHEERILAHLFRFDSVHGPWSGKVEYGPGWMKVNQHKVPMIRQPHPEGLPWAKHSVDLVIESTGVFAHRKDARGHLLAGAKKVLITAYCDDADVTVVLGVNQELYDPGKHAIISAASCTTNCLAPVVKVLNETFGVEKGLVTTVHSYTNDQKLLDSAHQDLRRARAAALSIIPTTTGAARAVEKVLPELAGKLDGVSVRVPTADISLADITLLMKREVSAKEVNEALHAAAHTRLSGILGYSEDPLVSMDYRGCPFSAVVDALQTRVVDGNLIKVSAWYDNETGYANRLSELTGLIFI; encoded by the coding sequence ATGAGCATCCGCGTTGCAATTAACGGCTTCGGAAGGATCGGCCGCACGTTATTTCGCCTCTTGCTCGAAAATCCCGAGGTGGAAGTCGTAGCCATAAACGACCTCCATGAGGAGCGGATTCTGGCCCACCTTTTCCGCTTCGACTCGGTCCACGGCCCCTGGAGCGGCAAGGTTGAATACGGCCCAGGCTGGATGAAGGTCAACCAGCATAAAGTCCCGATGATCCGCCAGCCCCATCCCGAAGGATTGCCGTGGGCAAAGCACTCCGTGGACCTCGTCATTGAATCGACCGGGGTCTTCGCGCACCGCAAGGATGCGCGCGGCCACCTTCTCGCCGGAGCGAAGAAAGTCCTGATAACCGCCTATTGCGACGACGCCGACGTAACCGTCGTCCTCGGGGTGAATCAGGAGCTTTACGACCCCGGCAAGCACGCGATCATCAGCGCCGCCTCCTGCACCACCAACTGCCTCGCCCCCGTCGTAAAAGTACTCAACGAGACCTTTGGGGTGGAAAAAGGGCTCGTCACGACGGTTCACTCCTACACCAACGATCAGAAACTCCTCGACAGCGCCCATCAGGACCTCAGAAGGGCGCGCGCCGCGGCTCTTTCCATAATCCCCACCACAACGGGGGCCGCCCGTGCCGTGGAAAAGGTGCTGCCGGAGCTTGCGGGCAAGCTCGACGGGGTTTCGGTGCGAGTGCCCACCGCCGACATCTCTCTGGCCGACATCACCCTCCTGATGAAGCGTGAGGTTTCGGCCAAAGAGGTTAACGAGGCCCTCCATGCGGCGGCCCATACAAGACTTTCCGGCATTCTGGGTTACAGCGAAGACCCTCTGGTATCGATGGATTATCGCGGATGCCCCTTCTCGGCGGTCGTGGACGCCCTTCAAACCCGCGTCGTCGATGGCAATCTTATCAAGGTGTCGGCGTGGTACGACAACGAGACCGGGTACGCCAACCGGCTTTCGGAGCTTACCGGCCTGATTTTCATTTGA
- a CDS encoding phosphoglycerate kinase, which translates to MAINSIDDIALKGKRVFVRVDFNVPMKEGVISDDTRIRAAVPTFEKILSEGGSIIAASHLGRPKGGPDPAFSLLPVAKKLQEIMGVKVLMSPEVIGETTTRLARELKPGEILLLENVRFAAGETKNDPALSKELSALAEAYVNDAFGSCHRAHSSTAGMAGYFPREARGAGYLMQKEIKAFERVLRNPERPFVAILGGAKVSDKISVIENLLPKVDRMLIGGAMAYTFLAAQGIAVGGSLVEGDRIELAASLLKAAKGLGVEFLLPSDHLVASELAEGGTPSVTPDASVPAGMKAFDIGPVTVERYKKALEGAKTVVWNGPMGVFENPAFARGTFAVAEAVANCGGYTVVGGGDSVSAVKKSGNAKKISHVSTGGGASLELLEGKVLPGIAALGGDR; encoded by the coding sequence ATGGCAATAAATTCCATCGACGATATCGCCCTCAAGGGAAAGCGCGTCTTCGTCCGGGTAGACTTCAACGTGCCCATGAAGGAGGGAGTCATCTCCGACGATACCCGCATACGCGCCGCCGTGCCTACCTTCGAGAAGATTCTCTCGGAAGGGGGGTCGATTATTGCGGCGAGCCATCTAGGGCGGCCCAAGGGAGGCCCTGACCCGGCCTTCAGCCTGCTTCCGGTCGCAAAAAAACTTCAGGAGATTATGGGCGTGAAGGTGCTCATGTCGCCGGAGGTGATCGGCGAGACTACGACCCGGCTGGCGCGGGAGCTTAAGCCCGGAGAGATACTCCTCCTCGAAAACGTCCGTTTTGCGGCTGGCGAAACCAAAAACGACCCGGCCCTCTCGAAGGAGCTGTCCGCCCTCGCCGAGGCCTACGTCAACGACGCCTTCGGCTCCTGCCACCGCGCACACTCCTCGACCGCCGGGATGGCCGGGTACTTCCCGAGGGAGGCGCGGGGAGCCGGATACCTGATGCAAAAGGAGATAAAGGCCTTTGAAAGGGTGCTCCGAAACCCCGAACGGCCCTTCGTGGCGATTCTCGGCGGCGCGAAGGTCTCCGACAAGATCTCCGTCATCGAAAACCTTTTGCCGAAGGTAGACAGGATGCTGATCGGGGGCGCGATGGCCTACACCTTCCTCGCGGCGCAGGGGATAGCCGTCGGCGGTTCCCTCGTCGAGGGCGACAGGATCGAACTGGCCGCTTCCCTCCTCAAGGCTGCGAAGGGGCTCGGCGTTGAGTTTCTCCTCCCCTCCGATCACCTTGTCGCGAGCGAGCTTGCGGAAGGGGGCACCCCCTCCGTGACGCCGGACGCCTCCGTCCCGGCGGGGATGAAGGCTTTCGACATCGGGCCCGTCACCGTCGAGAGGTACAAAAAGGCGCTGGAGGGCGCGAAGACCGTAGTCTGGAACGGACCGATGGGGGTCTTTGAAAATCCGGCTTTCGCTCGGGGGACCTTCGCGGTCGCCGAGGCTGTAGCGAACTGCGGGGGGTACACGGTGGTCGGAGGAGGCGACAGCGTTTCGGCCGTCAAAAAATCCGGCAACGCAAAGAAGATATCCCACGTTTCCACCGGCGGCGGCGCTTCCCTGGAACTTCTTGAGGGAAAAGTCCTTCCGGGAATTGCCGCCCTGGGAGGTGATAGATGA
- a CDS encoding triose-phosphate isomerase: MRTPLILGNWKMNKTSEETISFIEELKPLLEDLSGVEVGVAPPYTLLHLAGSLLADTKVLLGAQNCHWAPHGAFTGEISSSMLLEAGCAFAILGHSERRQLFGESDARVAQRARAALEAGLLPVVCVGETLAERDAGRHFDVVAAQLAGSLAGFSPEELAGMVIAYEPVWAIGTGRTASVEQAQEMHGFIRGLIGKMGGEAAGSRTRILYGGSVTPQNAASLLEQTDVDGALVGGASLDSQKFASIARFRV; this comes from the coding sequence ATGAGAACTCCGCTGATACTCGGCAACTGGAAGATGAACAAGACTTCCGAAGAAACCATAAGTTTCATCGAGGAGTTAAAACCGCTTCTTGAGGATCTGTCCGGCGTCGAGGTGGGCGTCGCGCCGCCCTACACCCTCCTTCACCTCGCGGGAAGCCTTCTGGCGGACACGAAGGTGCTTCTTGGGGCGCAAAATTGCCACTGGGCTCCCCACGGAGCCTTTACCGGGGAGATATCTTCCTCCATGCTCCTTGAGGCGGGGTGCGCTTTCGCCATCCTCGGACATTCCGAAAGGCGGCAGCTCTTTGGGGAGAGCGACGCAAGGGTCGCCCAAAGAGCGCGCGCCGCCCTCGAAGCGGGCCTTTTGCCGGTGGTCTGCGTAGGCGAAACCCTCGCCGAGAGGGACGCGGGGCGTCACTTCGACGTGGTGGCGGCCCAACTCGCGGGGTCTCTGGCCGGCTTTTCGCCGGAGGAGCTTGCCGGAATGGTAATCGCCTACGAGCCGGTCTGGGCCATCGGCACCGGGAGAACCGCCTCGGTTGAGCAGGCGCAGGAGATGCACGGATTCATAAGAGGACTCATAGGGAAAATGGGGGGGGAGGCCGCCGGGTCGCGGACGAGAATTCTCTACGGGGGCTCGGTAACGCCGCAAAACGCCGCGTCATTGCTGGAACAAACCGACGTTGACGGGGCGCTCGTGGGAGGCGCGAGCCTCGACTCACAAAAATTTGCATCCATTGCTCGTTTTCGTGTATAA
- the secG gene encoding preprotein translocase subunit SecG produces the protein MATFVTIIHVLVCFALIGIVLLQRGKGADMGAAFGGSSQTIFGSSGGATFMSKLTTTAAIVFMLTSIGLGLLYKSSASSIDSSFFTEQPQSAPAEAVPSMPVTPAPPAPAPEEKK, from the coding sequence ATGGCAACTTTCGTAACGATAATTCACGTACTTGTCTGCTTCGCCCTCATCGGCATCGTCCTCCTTCAAAGAGGCAAGGGCGCCGACATGGGCGCGGCCTTCGGCGGTTCGAGCCAGACGATCTTCGGCTCCAGCGGCGGCGCGACCTTCATGAGCAAGCTCACGACCACGGCCGCTATCGTCTTCATGCTCACCTCGATAGGGCTCGGGCTTCTTTACAAGTCCAGCGCGAGCAGCATCGATTCGAGCTTTTTTACCGAACAGCCCCAGAGCGCCCCCGCGGAAGCCGTGCCCTCCATGCCGGTTACGCCCGCCCCTCCGGCCCCGGCGCCCGAAGAGAAAAAATAG
- a CDS encoding redoxin domain-containing protein, giving the protein MGNAVCGTSVTLQLKAAVLPFRPGGVALQPIGKRSMHMRRVSFSLLALAFILLFVPKMSFAGMGGGNILPVGVAAPDFEYTDLDGQKSSLYETDKGKPLLLVFIQRTCRSCQREMEFLKELKARNSDLNILGVFIDAVEKNFNGFKKEMGLPFRFFWDGNLEVADGYGVSFAPTSFLLDKDRVISKVYRGWSRQDDQLENDYKVLSTR; this is encoded by the coding sequence ATGGGTAACGCCGTTTGTGGTACTTCTGTAACGTTGCAATTGAAAGCCGCTGTGCTTCCTTTCAGGCCGGGCGGCGTTGCCTTACAGCCCATCGGGAAGAGGTCGATGCACATGAGAAGGGTATCTTTTTCGCTGCTGGCGTTGGCGTTTATCCTCCTGTTTGTTCCGAAGATGTCTTTTGCCGGAATGGGCGGCGGAAACATCCTGCCCGTTGGAGTCGCCGCGCCAGACTTCGAGTACACCGACCTCGACGGACAAAAATCCTCCCTTTACGAGACCGACAAGGGAAAGCCCCTTCTTCTGGTCTTCATACAGCGCACTTGTAGATCCTGCCAGAGAGAGATGGAGTTTCTAAAGGAACTGAAGGCAAGAAATAGCGACCTGAACATCCTCGGCGTCTTCATTGACGCGGTTGAGAAAAACTTTAACGGCTTCAAGAAGGAGATGGGACTTCCCTTCCGCTTTTTCTGGGATGGCAATCTGGAAGTGGCCGACGGTTACGGCGTCTCCTTCGCCCCCACCAGCTTTCTGCTGGACAAAGACCGCGTAATTTCAAAGGTTTACCGGGGCTGGTCAAGGCAGGACGACCAGCTGGAGAACGACTACAAGGTACTTTCCACCCGTTAG
- a CDS encoding aminoacyl-tRNA hydrolase, which translates to MAPLSPFDFLVAGLGNPGEKYSRTRHNAGFMVVDLLGLRLGADKWNTIGPGLAAKAGLGPKSILLLKPLTYMNRSGIAVAPLRERASSLIVVHDDLDLPFGTLRIRVSGGHGGHNGIRSIIEELGTAEFCRVKIGVGRPPEGVSPPDHVLAEFSPGEAAALPPFLERAASAVISIIEEGTEKGPAKARSLCIRYLA; encoded by the coding sequence ATAGCCCCTCTTTCACCCTTCGACTTTCTCGTGGCGGGGCTTGGAAACCCCGGGGAGAAGTACTCCCGCACCCGCCACAACGCAGGCTTTATGGTAGTGGATCTACTCGGGCTTCGGCTCGGGGCGGACAAGTGGAATACAATCGGGCCCGGTCTGGCGGCAAAAGCCGGGCTGGGCCCGAAATCCATCCTCCTTTTAAAACCCCTCACTTACATGAACAGAAGCGGAATCGCCGTCGCACCCCTTAGGGAGCGGGCGTCTTCGCTCATCGTCGTCCACGACGACCTCGACCTCCCTTTCGGGACCCTTCGCATAAGGGTTTCCGGCGGCCACGGGGGCCACAACGGCATCCGTTCGATAATAGAGGAGCTTGGGACGGCGGAATTTTGCCGCGTGAAGATAGGCGTAGGCAGGCCGCCCGAGGGAGTTTCGCCCCCCGATCACGTCCTCGCAGAGTTTTCCCCCGGCGAAGCAGCCGCTCTGCCCCCGTTTCTGGAGCGCGCCGCAAGCGCAGTGATAAGCATCATCGAAGAGGGGACTGAAAAAGGCCCCGCGAAAGCGCGGAGCCTTTGTATCAGATATTTGGCTTGA
- a CDS encoding 50S ribosomal protein L25 → MHSEVELSVAVKPGSGKGAARKVRAVGNIPGILYGCDVSPTMLNCSERELIKALSTSAGRNVFIRFKCDDEKINGKRALIKELQVHPLRRRFLHADFYMLDPNRPIHASVPVRIVGTAVGVKLGGILQIARRNLEVSCLPDNLPEAIVLDVTELRLGHSLHLSDITPPEGVTLLENVKVAICAVISPSSEEEGAAKETAEGTAEA, encoded by the coding sequence ATGCATAGCGAAGTTGAACTCTCAGTCGCCGTGAAGCCCGGTTCCGGCAAAGGCGCTGCGCGCAAGGTGCGCGCCGTGGGAAACATTCCCGGCATCCTTTACGGCTGCGACGTCTCCCCCACCATGCTTAACTGCTCCGAGCGCGAGCTTATAAAGGCCCTCTCCACCTCCGCGGGCAGAAACGTCTTCATCCGCTTCAAGTGCGATGACGAAAAGATCAACGGCAAGAGGGCGCTCATCAAGGAGTTGCAGGTTCACCCCCTGCGCCGCCGCTTCCTCCACGCCGATTTTTACATGCTCGATCCCAACCGCCCGATCCACGCCTCCGTTCCTGTGCGCATCGTGGGCACGGCCGTCGGCGTCAAGCTCGGCGGAATTCTCCAGATCGCCCGCCGCAACCTCGAAGTCTCCTGCCTGCCGGACAACCTCCCGGAAGCGATAGTGCTGGACGTTACGGAGCTTCGCCTCGGACACTCCCTCCACCTGAGCGACATCACGCCGCCCGAGGGAGTCACCCTGCTCGAAAACGTGAAGGTCGCGATCTGCGCGGTCATCTCCCCCTCCTCCGAGGAAGAGGGAGCGGCCAAGGAAACCGCCGAAGGAACCGCAGAGGCTTAA
- a CDS encoding ribose-phosphate pyrophosphokinase codes for MDNIRIISGTANIPLAQAISRELGCPLAPATIKTFSDGEISVEIQESVRGYDVFVIQSTSTPVNHNLMELLIIMDALKRASATSISAVIPYYGYARQDRKVLPRVPITAKLVADLITQAGADRVMTVDLHAGQIQGFFNIPVDNLFATPVLIEELKRRFKGDELVMVSPDAGGVERARAFARRLDAGLAIIDKRRERANVCEVMNIIGDVSGKDTVLLDDMVDTAGTLTNAAKALKENGARSVYAVATHAVLSGPAVSRIMDSPIEELITSDTIALSGATMECPKVKVLSVAPLLAHAIRRIQDRGSVSSLFV; via the coding sequence ATGGACAATATCAGGATAATAAGCGGCACAGCCAACATTCCGCTCGCGCAGGCGATAAGCCGCGAGCTTGGCTGCCCTCTCGCCCCAGCGACCATAAAGACCTTCAGCGACGGGGAGATAAGCGTTGAAATTCAGGAGAGCGTGAGGGGCTACGATGTCTTCGTCATACAGTCGACCTCCACTCCCGTGAACCACAACCTCATGGAGCTCCTGATAATAATGGACGCCCTCAAGAGGGCCAGCGCCACCTCGATCTCCGCCGTCATACCCTACTACGGCTATGCGAGGCAGGACCGCAAGGTTTTACCCCGCGTCCCGATTACCGCCAAGCTTGTCGCCGACCTGATAACGCAGGCGGGCGCCGACAGGGTGATGACGGTTGACCTCCACGCCGGCCAGATTCAGGGGTTTTTCAACATTCCGGTCGATAATCTCTTCGCCACGCCGGTTCTCATCGAGGAGCTCAAGCGCCGCTTCAAGGGAGACGAGCTGGTTATGGTCAGCCCCGACGCGGGCGGCGTCGAGAGAGCCAGGGCCTTCGCCCGTAGGCTTGACGCCGGGCTGGCGATTATCGACAAGAGGCGCGAGCGGGCCAACGTCTGCGAGGTGATGAACATCATCGGCGACGTCTCCGGCAAGGACACCGTCCTCCTCGACGACATGGTCGATACCGCCGGAACCCTGACCAACGCCGCCAAGGCCTTAAAAGAGAACGGCGCTCGCTCGGTCTACGCCGTCGCCACGCACGCAGTGCTCTCCGGCCCCGCCGTTTCGAGGATAATGGATTCGCCGATAGAGGAGCTTATCACCTCCGACACGATAGCCCTCAGCGGCGCGACCATGGAGTGTCCGAAAGTAAAGGTTCTGTCCGTAGCGCCGCTGCTGGCCCATGCGATTCGCAGGATCCAGGACCGCGGCTCGGTAAGCTCGCTTTTCGTTTAA